Proteins from a genomic interval of Gopherus evgoodei ecotype Sinaloan lineage chromosome 7, rGopEvg1_v1.p, whole genome shotgun sequence:
- the BSCL2 gene encoding seipin isoform X1: MMSSTVPFLQWAQEVTALLLLRVRRTVLQTAILLCVLLLLLWIAVFLYGSFYYSYMPTVSYVSPVHYTFRTDCGSPGPDLCSFPIANISLVKNNRDRVLMYGQPYRISLELELPESPVNQELGMFMVVMSCYTKGGRIVSSTTRSTMLHYRSGLLQTLDTLVFAGLFFLGFAEQKQMVEVELYSDYREDSYVPTVGAVIEIQTKRIQIYGAQLRIHAHFTGLRYLLYNFPVTSAILGVASNFTFLSVIVLLSYLQWIWGSMWPREPLLVQVNTRDGASLQQRREEARQRMATPRPAEDQEELTTLQPEAMGLGKNDQERVPQGSASPPQLPGEVLETIGPIGDTAQAKELDLSEETEFESVDESSLFTDASFLPPAGTLLTVPQPGEGAEPIPGAEIRQRHICSSS, encoded by the exons ATGATGAGTAGTACGGTGCCTTTCCTGCAATGGGCCCAGGAGGtgactgcactgctgctgctgcgggTGCGGCGCACAGTGCTGCAGACAGCTATCCTGCTCTgcgtgctgttgctgctgctctggATCGCTGTCTTTCTCTATGGCAGCTTTTACTACTCCTACATGCCCACTGTCAGCTATGTCAGCCCTGTGCACTACACCTTCAG GACAGATTGTGGCTCGCCAGGCCCTGATCTCTGTTCCTTCCCCATTGCCAACATCTCACTGGTCAAAAACAACCGGGACAGG GTGCTGATGTATGGGCAACCTTACCGCATCTCCCTGGAACTGGAGCTGCCTGAGTCGCCTGTGAACCAGGAGCTGGGCATGTTCATGGTGGTGATGTCCTGCTACACCAAGGGTGGACGCATTGTCTCCTCTACAACCAGATCG ACCATGCTGCATTACCGCTCAGGCCTGCTCCAGACCCTGGATACCCTGGTCTTTGCTGGGCTCTTCTTCTTGGGCTTTGCTGAGCAGAAGCAGATGGTTGAGGTGGAGCTGTACTCGGACTACAGGGAGGACTCG TATGTCCCAACTGTTGGAGCTGTGATAGAAATCCAGACCAAGCGGATCCAGATCTATGGGGCACAGCTGCGGATCCATGCCCACTTCACAGGCCTGCG GTACCTGCTCTATAATTTCCCAGTGACCTCGGCCATCCTGGGTGTGGCCAGTAACTTTACCTTCCTCAGCGTCATTGTCCTCCTCAGCTACCTGCAGTGGATCTGGGGCAGCATGTGGCCCCGGGAGCCCCTCTTGGTACAG GTGAACACAAGGGACGGGGCCAGCCTGCAGCAACGGCGGGAGGAGGCACGACAGCGCATGGCTACCCCCAGGCCAG CAGAAGACCAAGAGGAGCTGACAACACTGCAGCCTGAGGCCATGGGGCTGGGCAAGAATGACCAGGAGAGGGTTCCCCAGGGATCAG cttctCCCCCACAGCTACCAGGTGAGGTTCTGGAGACAATTGGCCCCATAGGGGACACAGCCCAGGCTAAGGAGCTGGATCTGAGTGAAG AGACTGAGTTCGAGTCAGTGGATGAGTCCTCCCTGTTCACAGATGCCAGCTTCCTGCCCCCTGCAGGGACACTCCTAACAGTACCACAGCCGGGAGAGGGGGCTGAGCCCATCCCAGGGGCTGAGATCCGTCAGAGACACATCTGCTCCAGCTCCTGA
- the BSCL2 gene encoding seipin isoform X2: MMSSTVPFLQWAQEVTALLLLRVRRTVLQTAILLCVLLLLLWIAVFLYGSFYYSYMPTVSYVSPVHYTFRTDCGSPGPDLCSFPIANISLVKNNRDRVLMYGQPYRISLELELPESPVNQELGMFMVVMSCYTKGGRIVSSTTRSTMLHYRSGLLQTLDTLVFAGLFFLGFAEQKQMVEVELYSDYREDSYVPTVGAVIEIQTKRIQIYGAQLRIHAHFTGLRYLLYNFPVTSAILGVASNFTFLSVIVLLSYLQWIWGSMWPREPLLVQVNTRDGASLQQRREEARQRMATPRPEDQEELTTLQPEAMGLGKNDQERVPQGSASPPQLPGEVLETIGPIGDTAQAKELDLSEETEFESVDESSLFTDASFLPPAGTLLTVPQPGEGAEPIPGAEIRQRHICSSS; encoded by the exons ATGATGAGTAGTACGGTGCCTTTCCTGCAATGGGCCCAGGAGGtgactgcactgctgctgctgcgggTGCGGCGCACAGTGCTGCAGACAGCTATCCTGCTCTgcgtgctgttgctgctgctctggATCGCTGTCTTTCTCTATGGCAGCTTTTACTACTCCTACATGCCCACTGTCAGCTATGTCAGCCCTGTGCACTACACCTTCAG GACAGATTGTGGCTCGCCAGGCCCTGATCTCTGTTCCTTCCCCATTGCCAACATCTCACTGGTCAAAAACAACCGGGACAGG GTGCTGATGTATGGGCAACCTTACCGCATCTCCCTGGAACTGGAGCTGCCTGAGTCGCCTGTGAACCAGGAGCTGGGCATGTTCATGGTGGTGATGTCCTGCTACACCAAGGGTGGACGCATTGTCTCCTCTACAACCAGATCG ACCATGCTGCATTACCGCTCAGGCCTGCTCCAGACCCTGGATACCCTGGTCTTTGCTGGGCTCTTCTTCTTGGGCTTTGCTGAGCAGAAGCAGATGGTTGAGGTGGAGCTGTACTCGGACTACAGGGAGGACTCG TATGTCCCAACTGTTGGAGCTGTGATAGAAATCCAGACCAAGCGGATCCAGATCTATGGGGCACAGCTGCGGATCCATGCCCACTTCACAGGCCTGCG GTACCTGCTCTATAATTTCCCAGTGACCTCGGCCATCCTGGGTGTGGCCAGTAACTTTACCTTCCTCAGCGTCATTGTCCTCCTCAGCTACCTGCAGTGGATCTGGGGCAGCATGTGGCCCCGGGAGCCCCTCTTGGTACAG GTGAACACAAGGGACGGGGCCAGCCTGCAGCAACGGCGGGAGGAGGCACGACAGCGCATGGCTACCCCCAGGCCAG AAGACCAAGAGGAGCTGACAACACTGCAGCCTGAGGCCATGGGGCTGGGCAAGAATGACCAGGAGAGGGTTCCCCAGGGATCAG cttctCCCCCACAGCTACCAGGTGAGGTTCTGGAGACAATTGGCCCCATAGGGGACACAGCCCAGGCTAAGGAGCTGGATCTGAGTGAAG AGACTGAGTTCGAGTCAGTGGATGAGTCCTCCCTGTTCACAGATGCCAGCTTCCTGCCCCCTGCAGGGACACTCCTAACAGTACCACAGCCGGGAGAGGGGGCTGAGCCCATCCCAGGGGCTGAGATCCGTCAGAGACACATCTGCTCCAGCTCCTGA
- the BSCL2 gene encoding seipin isoform X3: MGPGGDCTAAAAGAAHSAADSYPALRAVAAALDRCLSLWQLLLLLHAHCQLCQPCALHLQVLMYGQPYRISLELELPESPVNQELGMFMVVMSCYTKGGRIVSSTTRSTMLHYRSGLLQTLDTLVFAGLFFLGFAEQKQMVEVELYSDYREDSYVPTVGAVIEIQTKRIQIYGAQLRIHAHFTGLRYLLYNFPVTSAILGVASNFTFLSVIVLLSYLQWIWGSMWPREPLLVQVNTRDGASLQQRREEARQRMATPRPAEDQEELTTLQPEAMGLGKNDQERVPQGSASPPQLPGEVLETIGPIGDTAQAKELDLSEETEFESVDESSLFTDASFLPPAGTLLTVPQPGEGAEPIPGAEIRQRHICSSS, translated from the exons ATGGGCCCAGGAGGtgactgcactgctgctgctgcgggTGCGGCGCACAGTGCTGCAGACAGCTATCCTGCTCTgcgtgctgttgctgctgctctggATCGCTGTCTTTCTCTATGGCAGCTTTTACTACTCCTACATGCCCACTGTCAGCTATGTCAGCCCTGTGCACTACACCTTCAG GTGCTGATGTATGGGCAACCTTACCGCATCTCCCTGGAACTGGAGCTGCCTGAGTCGCCTGTGAACCAGGAGCTGGGCATGTTCATGGTGGTGATGTCCTGCTACACCAAGGGTGGACGCATTGTCTCCTCTACAACCAGATCG ACCATGCTGCATTACCGCTCAGGCCTGCTCCAGACCCTGGATACCCTGGTCTTTGCTGGGCTCTTCTTCTTGGGCTTTGCTGAGCAGAAGCAGATGGTTGAGGTGGAGCTGTACTCGGACTACAGGGAGGACTCG TATGTCCCAACTGTTGGAGCTGTGATAGAAATCCAGACCAAGCGGATCCAGATCTATGGGGCACAGCTGCGGATCCATGCCCACTTCACAGGCCTGCG GTACCTGCTCTATAATTTCCCAGTGACCTCGGCCATCCTGGGTGTGGCCAGTAACTTTACCTTCCTCAGCGTCATTGTCCTCCTCAGCTACCTGCAGTGGATCTGGGGCAGCATGTGGCCCCGGGAGCCCCTCTTGGTACAG GTGAACACAAGGGACGGGGCCAGCCTGCAGCAACGGCGGGAGGAGGCACGACAGCGCATGGCTACCCCCAGGCCAG CAGAAGACCAAGAGGAGCTGACAACACTGCAGCCTGAGGCCATGGGGCTGGGCAAGAATGACCAGGAGAGGGTTCCCCAGGGATCAG cttctCCCCCACAGCTACCAGGTGAGGTTCTGGAGACAATTGGCCCCATAGGGGACACAGCCCAGGCTAAGGAGCTGGATCTGAGTGAAG AGACTGAGTTCGAGTCAGTGGATGAGTCCTCCCTGTTCACAGATGCCAGCTTCCTGCCCCCTGCAGGGACACTCCTAACAGTACCACAGCCGGGAGAGGGGGCTGAGCCCATCCCAGGGGCTGAGATCCGTCAGAGACACATCTGCTCCAGCTCCTGA
- the LRRN4CL gene encoding LRRN4 C-terminal-like protein — protein MTILLGLSAPVLTVACLLILCPGGAPTSMGGSLPLPPKGQSHWPWLRAQESSPLASLTPQHNLGTDYYSYEDLSTLDTPKMPSSQHPPHQPCDYHHCRHLQTACAELSKDTGCLCPGVTGPDVPPEPPQLGPVHVTESGATLHWCAPSSTVWEYRLMYQADGGHTIAGPIFNSTFRMAVLAGLHPSTSYLVCVMAANQAGASPTDDGSRAHGPCRTIRTLAPQLPYAYVAAGLAAMFSLVVVATLTWHFALRSRRRQFHGSQDNILDGEVGPSGVANGLYKGEEQL, from the coding sequence ATGACCATCCTCCTGGGACTATCGGCTCCAGTCCTCACAGTTGCTTGCCTCCTGATCCTGTGCCCAGGGGGGGCTCCGACGAGCATGGGAGGCTCCCTACCCCTTCCCCCGAAGGGCCAGAGCCACTGGCCCTGGCTCCGTGCTCAGGAGAGCAGCCCCCTTGCCTCTCTCACCCCCCAGCACAACTTGGGGACAGACTATTACAGCTATGAGGACCTCTCTACCCTAGATACCCCAAAGATGCCTAGCTCCCAGCACCCACCCCATCAGCCTTGTGACTACCACCATTGCCGCCACCTGCAGACAGCCTGTGCAGAGTTGAGCAAAGATACTGGTTGCCTGTGCCCTGGGGTGACTGGCCCAGATGTGCCCCCGGAGCCGCCCCAGCTGGGGCCAGTGCATGTCACTGAGTCTGGGGCCACCCTGCATTGGTGTGCCCCCTCCTCCACAGTGTGGGAGTACCGACTGATGTACCAGGCTGATGGGGGCCACACCATTGCTGGCCCCATCTTCAACAGCACCTTCCGGATGGCAGTGCTTGCGGGGCTGCATCCCAGCACCTCCTATCTGGTGTGTGTCATGGCAGCCAACCAGGCTGGTGCCAGCCCCACTGACGATGGGAGTCGGGCCCATGGACCGTGCCGCACCATCCGCACCCTGGCCCCCCAGCTTCCCTATGCCTATGTGGCGGCAGGACTGGCGGCCATGTTCAGCCTGGTGGTGGTAGCCACACTGACCTGGCACTTTGCCCTGCGCTCGAGGAGACGGCAGTTCCACGGCTCCCAGGACAACatcctggatggggaggtggggccAAGTGGGGTGGCCAATGGCTTATACAAGGGCGAGGAGCAGCTGTAG